In one Mycobacteroides chelonae genomic region, the following are encoded:
- a CDS encoding Mrp/NBP35 family ATP-binding protein, whose translation MTSELTTAVRSALAGVIDPELRRPITELGMVKDITFDDAHNVEIGIYLTTSGCPKKAEIAERVTQAAADVDGVGTVRVLLDVMNDEQRTELRKQLRGDSAEPIIPFAQPGSLTRVYAVASGKGGVGKSSVTVNLAAAMAAKGLSVGLLDADIYGHSVPRMMGTSDRPTQVERMILPPVAHDVKVISIAQFTQGNTPVVWRGPMLHRALQQFLADVFWGDLDVLLLDLPPGTGDVAISVAQLIPGAEILVVTTPQQAAAEVAERAGAIATQTRQRIVGVVENMSWLVLPDGTRMEVFGSGGGDTVAESLTRVVGTKVPLLGQIPLDPAVREGGDDGLPIVLSQPDSAAGQALRAVADKLSTRSRGLAGMSLNIDTARRN comes from the coding sequence GTGACATCCGAGCTCACCACGGCCGTGCGCAGTGCACTCGCCGGGGTTATCGATCCCGAACTTCGCCGCCCCATCACTGAATTGGGGATGGTCAAGGACATCACCTTCGACGACGCCCACAACGTCGAGATCGGGATCTACCTCACCACCTCCGGATGCCCGAAGAAGGCGGAGATCGCCGAACGAGTAACCCAGGCCGCCGCCGACGTCGACGGCGTAGGTACCGTGCGCGTGCTGCTGGATGTGATGAACGACGAGCAGCGCACCGAATTGCGCAAACAGTTGCGTGGCGATAGCGCCGAGCCCATCATCCCCTTCGCTCAGCCCGGATCGCTTACCCGGGTGTACGCGGTGGCGTCGGGAAAGGGCGGTGTCGGAAAGTCCAGTGTGACCGTCAACCTCGCGGCGGCAATGGCAGCCAAGGGGCTGTCGGTCGGGCTGCTCGACGCCGATATCTATGGCCATTCGGTACCGCGCATGATGGGCACCTCGGATCGCCCCACTCAGGTGGAACGGATGATCCTGCCCCCGGTCGCCCACGACGTGAAGGTCATCTCCATCGCCCAGTTCACCCAGGGCAACACCCCGGTGGTGTGGCGCGGGCCGATGCTGCATCGCGCCCTGCAGCAGTTCCTGGCCGACGTGTTCTGGGGAGACCTGGACGTGCTGCTGCTGGATCTGCCGCCGGGCACCGGCGACGTGGCGATCTCGGTGGCGCAGCTCATTCCCGGTGCCGAGATTCTGGTGGTCACCACCCCGCAGCAGGCCGCCGCCGAGGTGGCCGAGCGCGCAGGAGCGATCGCGACCCAGACACGTCAGCGCATCGTCGGCGTCGTGGAGAACATGTCCTGGCTGGTGCTGCCCGACGGCACCCGCATGGAGGTGTTCGGATCCGGCGGCGGCGACACCGTCGCCGAAAGCCTGACCAGGGTGGTGGGAACGAAAGTGCCACTGCTCGGCCAGATTCCACTAGACCCAGCGGTACGTGAGGGCGGCGACGACGGGCTGCCCATCGTGCTCAGTCAGCCGGATTCGGCTGCGGGCCAGGCACTTCGGGCGGTCGCAGACAAGCTCTCGACACGTAGCCGGGGACTGGCGGGCATGTCGCTGAACATCGACACCGCACGGCGCAACTAG
- a CDS encoding lytic transglycosylase domain-containing protein, whose protein sequence is MELPGWVASSVKHARDAVLRVAGAPVPWLRVGGLSALVVVGSAVAASGAQVSGQAVVPVPVPLASAVAEQAEMGPLNLVTVMRPPTQYRVAPSAAIAPPPPGIVMAPGGLGIPKIALDAYQNAERMMAKAAPGCGVSWNLLAGIGRIESGHANNGATDIKGRVVRPIYGPSLDGSLPGNEVIVDHEQSRTQGAQVYVRAMGPMQFLPSTWNHYASDGDGDGKADPQNVFDASLAAARYLCSGGLNLRDRSQVMSSILRYNNSMAYAQNVLAWAAGYATGVIPLNLPPLTAADVAPERKAHLGGGESRGLGPGSATDVAGLSPNDPLAQLPILTPLTPDRVGVVGPPAAGTPAPEAPQAPCVFFCAPPPPPAEPFNPFAPPPAEPFNPFAPAPQPFNPFAPPPPPVELGPAPGPAPGPAAPKP, encoded by the coding sequence GTGGAGCTTCCGGGTTGGGTTGCGTCGTCGGTCAAGCATGCCCGTGATGCGGTGCTCCGCGTCGCAGGCGCCCCAGTGCCCTGGCTCCGAGTGGGCGGACTGAGCGCCCTGGTGGTCGTTGGCTCTGCCGTGGCGGCCAGTGGTGCGCAAGTCAGCGGGCAGGCCGTCGTACCCGTTCCGGTCCCGCTGGCCTCTGCCGTCGCCGAGCAGGCGGAAATGGGCCCGCTGAATCTGGTGACCGTGATGCGCCCGCCGACGCAGTACCGTGTCGCGCCGAGCGCCGCGATCGCGCCGCCGCCACCGGGAATCGTGATGGCCCCCGGGGGACTTGGTATCCCGAAGATCGCATTGGACGCCTACCAAAACGCCGAACGGATGATGGCCAAGGCCGCGCCCGGTTGCGGCGTCAGCTGGAACCTGCTGGCGGGCATCGGCCGCATCGAATCAGGGCATGCCAACAACGGCGCCACCGATATCAAAGGCCGTGTGGTGCGTCCCATCTATGGCCCGAGCCTGGATGGCAGTCTTCCGGGCAACGAAGTCATCGTCGACCATGAGCAGAGCCGCACCCAAGGTGCACAGGTGTACGTCCGGGCCATGGGCCCCATGCAGTTCCTGCCGAGCACATGGAACCACTACGCTTCCGACGGTGACGGCGACGGAAAGGCCGATCCACAGAACGTCTTCGACGCGAGCCTGGCCGCCGCCCGCTATTTATGCAGCGGCGGATTGAATTTGCGGGATCGCTCGCAGGTGATGTCGTCCATCCTGCGGTACAACAATTCGATGGCCTACGCACAGAACGTGCTCGCCTGGGCCGCTGGTTACGCCACCGGGGTCATCCCGCTCAACCTGCCACCGCTGACCGCCGCCGATGTCGCACCCGAGCGCAAGGCTCACCTGGGCGGTGGCGAGTCACGTGGGCTTGGGCCGGGCTCGGCGACCGACGTCGCTGGACTGTCCCCCAATGACCCGCTGGCCCAGCTGCCGATCCTCACCCCGCTGACACCGGACCGGGTCGGTGTCGTGGGCCCACCCGCCGCCGGCACGCCGGCGCCCGAGGCGCCCCAGGCACCGTGCGTGTTCTTCTGTGCACCACCACCACCGCCGGCCGAGCCTTTCAACCCGTTCGCACCGCCGCCGGCTGAACCCTTCAACCCGTTTGCACCGGCCCCGCAGCCGTTCAACCCGTTCGCTCCGCCCCCGCCGCCAGTGGAGCTCGGGCCGGCCCCCGGACCAGCGCCGGGACCGGCAGCGCCAAAGCCGTAA
- a CDS encoding oxygenase MpaB family protein, with the protein MTASPDVAVRWELGSDRPREDYGFFGPDSPTWKVWTSPTALIGFQRSVVLEHFEPHLAAAVADSAGIYRDPRGRMDGTLAYFLIVATADSRTAVEASEHLQKVHARSKGTDPVTGKRYSANDPASQLWIHVTGWHSVLKCYEMFGPGPLSQAEEDRYWSECVIAAELQTVNPADVPRSRDEVRQYFAQMRPALCTSERAQHAMHYLLRTPRSGSNLRFWAVSRMMAPATIATLPRWMRELGQFDQPGIVDAAYRPLVSAAMSIASVPAVEDSIARFAKLPMTATTLRDFHAGKTPARAVTVTPAEAKERYGRRATA; encoded by the coding sequence ATGACCGCTTCGCCAGATGTCGCCGTCCGCTGGGAGCTTGGCTCCGATCGTCCCCGCGAGGATTACGGATTCTTCGGACCGGACTCACCGACGTGGAAGGTGTGGACCAGCCCCACCGCACTTATCGGGTTTCAGCGCTCGGTGGTGCTCGAGCACTTCGAGCCCCATCTGGCTGCCGCCGTGGCCGATTCGGCGGGCATTTATCGGGATCCGCGAGGGCGGATGGATGGAACCCTCGCCTACTTCCTCATCGTCGCGACCGCCGATTCGCGAACCGCGGTTGAGGCCTCCGAGCACCTGCAGAAGGTTCACGCTCGCTCCAAAGGCACCGACCCGGTGACCGGCAAGCGATACAGCGCCAATGATCCGGCCTCGCAGCTCTGGATCCACGTCACCGGCTGGCATTCGGTGCTCAAGTGCTACGAGATGTTCGGTCCCGGGCCGCTGAGCCAGGCCGAGGAGGACCGCTACTGGTCGGAGTGCGTGATCGCCGCCGAGCTGCAGACCGTCAATCCGGCCGACGTTCCCCGGTCCCGTGACGAGGTGCGTCAGTACTTCGCCCAGATGCGTCCCGCGCTGTGTACCTCTGAGCGGGCACAGCACGCGATGCACTACCTGCTGCGCACCCCGCGGTCGGGCAGCAATCTGCGGTTCTGGGCAGTCAGTCGGATGATGGCCCCGGCGACCATCGCGACCCTGCCACGGTGGATGCGGGAGCTGGGGCAATTTGATCAGCCGGGAATCGTTGACGCCGCGTACCGGCCGTTGGTATCGGCAGCCATGTCGATCGCCAGCGTTCCCGCGGTGGAAGACTCCATCGCGCGATTCGCCAAGCTGCCGATGACGGCAACGACCCTGCGGGACTTCCACGCGGGCAAGACACCCGCGCGTGCGGTCACCGTCACTCCCGCCGAAGCCAAGGAGCGGTACGGGAGGCGCGCCACCGCATAA
- a CDS encoding HpcH/HpaI aldolase/citrate lyase family protein, producing the protein MTAPTYRPRRTTLAVPGSSQKMIDKAKTLPADEIFLDLEDAVAAPAKVEARQRIVDALNAPGWSGQLRSVRVNDWTTEWTYADVVEVVTRAGGNIDNILLPKVVDASHVTALDLLLTQVERSRGLEVGAIGIQAQIENAEGLTNIDAIASASPRVQSLVFGPADFMASLGMRTLVVGEQPPGYDGEAYHHVLMTILVAARTHGIDAIDGPYLKVRDVDAFRVAAGRSAALGFDGKWVLHPAQVEAGNEIFSPRQEDYDRAELILDAYEWHTSVAGGARGAVMLEDEMIDEASRKMALVIAGKGRAAGMARQAPPFEPPAG; encoded by the coding sequence GTGACAGCTCCCACCTACCGTCCGCGCCGCACCACCCTGGCTGTTCCGGGCAGCAGCCAGAAGATGATCGACAAGGCGAAAACCCTTCCCGCGGACGAGATCTTCCTCGACCTTGAGGACGCCGTGGCGGCACCGGCCAAAGTGGAGGCACGTCAGCGCATTGTCGATGCCCTCAATGCGCCGGGATGGTCCGGCCAGCTGCGATCGGTGCGTGTCAATGACTGGACCACCGAGTGGACCTATGCGGATGTGGTGGAGGTTGTCACGCGAGCCGGCGGCAACATCGACAACATTCTGCTGCCCAAGGTGGTGGACGCATCGCATGTGACGGCGCTGGATCTGCTGCTGACCCAGGTTGAGCGTTCACGGGGTCTTGAGGTGGGTGCGATCGGGATCCAGGCGCAAATCGAGAATGCCGAAGGCCTCACCAACATCGATGCGATCGCATCGGCGAGCCCGCGGGTGCAGTCGTTGGTCTTCGGCCCCGCGGACTTCATGGCCAGTCTCGGCATGCGCACTCTGGTTGTCGGGGAGCAGCCTCCGGGCTATGACGGCGAGGCCTATCACCATGTGCTGATGACCATCCTGGTTGCCGCGCGCACCCATGGCATCGACGCCATTGACGGCCCCTATCTCAAGGTGCGCGACGTCGATGCCTTCCGGGTTGCGGCCGGTCGTTCGGCCGCGCTGGGCTTTGACGGGAAGTGGGTGCTGCACCCCGCGCAGGTCGAGGCCGGCAACGAGATCTTCAGCCCGCGCCAGGAGGACTACGACAGGGCCGAACTCATCCTGGACGCCTACGAGTGGCACACCTCGGTGGCAGGCGGCGCACGTGGCGCTGTGATGCTCGAGGACGAGATGATCGACGAGGCCAGCCGCAAGATGGCCCTGGTGATCGCCGGCAAAGGACGCGCCGCGGGTATGGCGCGGCAGGCGCCCCCGTTCGAGCCCCCGGCGGGCTAG
- a CDS encoding DUF4190 domain-containing protein — protein MTTPGNEPSGTGPDASSGYEYPSLEQSAPPADAASSASQVPPSIPPAWETPGPPPSYPAYPTTPPAYPTGVPPYPTAPPAYPQYGQTYPPYQSGQPGPYPPPGYPTAGGYPGYPAPGYADPYGYGAYGQTGGGTNPLAIGSLIASIVGVFCGIGSIAGVIMGFIALNQLKTSPQDGKGVAIAGIIIGAAVIVFWVLIMIIGVASGGSSSSY, from the coding sequence ATGACTACCCCGGGCAACGAACCCTCCGGCACCGGCCCCGACGCCTCGTCCGGATACGAGTATCCGTCCCTGGAACAGTCCGCGCCGCCGGCCGATGCCGCTTCATCGGCCAGCCAGGTGCCTCCGAGCATTCCCCCGGCGTGGGAGACGCCCGGACCTCCCCCGTCCTACCCCGCCTATCCGACCACTCCTCCCGCCTATCCCACGGGTGTCCCGCCGTATCCGACGGCACCGCCGGCCTATCCGCAATATGGCCAGACGTATCCGCCGTATCAGTCGGGACAGCCGGGCCCATACCCGCCGCCGGGCTATCCCACTGCCGGTGGTTATCCCGGGTATCCGGCACCCGGATACGCCGACCCGTACGGATACGGTGCCTACGGGCAGACCGGTGGCGGCACCAACCCGCTGGCCATCGGTTCGTTGATCGCGTCGATCGTCGGCGTCTTCTGCGGCATCGGATCGATTGCCGGAGTCATCATGGGCTTCATCGCGCTCAACCAGCTCAAGACCTCGCCGCAGGACGGCAAGGGCGTCGCCATCGCCGGGATCATCATCGGTGCTGCGGTGATCGTGTTCTGGGTGCTGATCATGATCATCGGCGTCGCTTCTGGCGGCAGTTCCAGTTCGTACTAG
- a CDS encoding general stress protein, protein MGQPLTPGQPQRSTSPRSPLSSSLSLPTPPQGWPIGSYPTYAEAQRAVDYLSDQQFPVENVTIVGVNLMQVERVTGRLSWPKVLGGGMLSGAWLGLFIGLVLGMFSTNLAGSLVVGLTVGLVFGLVTAAVPYAMTRGTRDFASTMQLVAGRYDVLCEPAQAEAARDMLAKLAI, encoded by the coding sequence GTGGGACAACCGCTCACACCCGGGCAGCCACAGCGCTCGACGTCACCGCGTTCCCCGTTGTCTTCGTCCCTGTCTTTGCCGACGCCACCGCAAGGTTGGCCCATCGGTTCGTACCCGACGTACGCGGAGGCTCAGCGCGCCGTTGACTACTTGTCCGATCAGCAATTCCCGGTCGAAAACGTCACCATCGTCGGCGTGAACTTGATGCAGGTCGAACGGGTGACCGGCCGATTGTCATGGCCCAAGGTGCTCGGCGGGGGCATGCTCAGCGGAGCGTGGCTGGGCCTGTTCATCGGCCTGGTGCTGGGGATGTTCAGCACCAATCTGGCCGGCTCACTCGTCGTGGGACTTACCGTTGGATTGGTGTTCGGATTGGTCACCGCCGCGGTGCCCTACGCGATGACGAGGGGCACAAGGGATTTCGCATCAACCATGCAGCTTGTCGCGGGTCGCTATGACGTGCTGTGTGAGCCGGCGCAGGCAGAAGCCGCGCGTGACATGTTGGCCAAACTAGCTATCTGA
- a CDS encoding ABC transporter substrate-binding protein, giving the protein MLESSAGWFRRKGVALGVTCLTLASLTGCARSDDGIVIRFYTPASEAATFTAAAQRCNKELGGRFTIRQVSLPKRADEQRLQLARRLTGNDRTLDLMGMDVVWTAEFAEAGWALPLSDDPAGVTDANAQRDTLAGPLASARWKDKLYAAPLSTNTQLLWYRKDLVPEPPETWDQAVQEAEGFARSGGPSWIALQGKQYEGLVVLFNTLLVSAGGSVLGDDGKRVTLTDTPEHRAATVTALRIIKSIATADGADPSITQTDEGTARLAFEQGKAAFEINWPFVMASMMENAIKGGVPFLRLDRRPDLTGAIAGAGRFEPNDEQFTAAYEAASAALGFAPFPSAVAGQPARVTIGGLNIAVAKTTRYKAQAFEALNCLRSRENQKATAIEGGLPAVDASLYDDPEFQAKYPAYAIIREQLANAAVRPASPYYQAISTRVSAALAPITGIDPERTADLLTDQVQKAVDGRGLIP; this is encoded by the coding sequence GTGTTGGAGTCGTCGGCCGGATGGTTCCGACGGAAGGGTGTGGCGCTGGGCGTCACGTGCCTGACGCTGGCTTCGCTGACGGGATGCGCCCGCTCCGACGACGGCATCGTCATCCGCTTCTACACCCCGGCCAGTGAGGCCGCGACCTTCACGGCTGCTGCGCAACGATGCAATAAGGAACTGGGTGGGCGGTTCACCATCCGGCAGGTGAGCCTTCCGAAGCGCGCCGATGAGCAACGGCTGCAGCTGGCTCGCCGATTGACCGGTAACGACCGCACCCTCGACCTGATGGGCATGGACGTGGTGTGGACCGCGGAGTTCGCCGAAGCGGGTTGGGCGCTACCGCTTTCGGACGATCCGGCGGGTGTCACCGATGCCAACGCCCAGCGCGACACTCTCGCAGGTCCGCTGGCCAGCGCCCGCTGGAAGGACAAGCTGTACGCCGCCCCGTTGAGTACCAACACTCAACTGCTCTGGTACCGCAAGGACTTGGTTCCGGAACCACCCGAGACGTGGGATCAGGCTGTGCAGGAAGCCGAGGGCTTCGCGCGATCTGGCGGACCTAGCTGGATTGCGTTGCAGGGCAAGCAGTACGAGGGCCTGGTGGTGTTGTTCAACACCTTGCTGGTCAGCGCCGGCGGCTCGGTGCTGGGCGATGACGGCAAGCGAGTCACCTTGACCGATACCCCGGAGCATCGCGCCGCCACGGTTACCGCCCTGCGGATCATCAAATCGATCGCGACGGCCGACGGTGCCGACCCCTCGATTACCCAGACCGATGAGGGCACAGCGCGTTTGGCCTTTGAGCAAGGTAAGGCCGCCTTTGAGATCAATTGGCCGTTCGTGATGGCCAGCATGATGGAGAACGCGATCAAGGGTGGAGTTCCGTTCCTGCGTCTGGATCGGCGCCCTGACCTGACCGGTGCGATCGCCGGTGCGGGACGCTTCGAACCGAACGACGAGCAGTTCACGGCCGCGTACGAGGCAGCCAGTGCGGCACTTGGTTTCGCACCCTTCCCGTCGGCGGTCGCGGGGCAGCCCGCCAGGGTCACCATCGGTGGGCTGAACATCGCGGTTGCCAAAACAACGCGCTACAAGGCACAGGCCTTCGAGGCGTTGAACTGCCTGCGCAGCCGCGAGAACCAGAAGGCGACGGCAATCGAGGGCGGCCTGCCCGCGGTGGACGCCTCTCTCTATGACGATCCCGAATTCCAGGCCAAGTATCCCGCGTACGCGATCATCCGAGAGCAGCTCGCCAATGCCGCGGTGCGTCCGGCCTCCCCGTACTACCAAGCCATCTCGACGCGAGTCTCGGCTGCGCTGGCGCCGATCACCGGAATCGATCCCGAGCGCACCGCCGATCTGCTCACCGATCAGGTGCAGAAGGCCGTGGACGGGCGGGGGCTGATCCCATGA